From Caretta caretta isolate rCarCar2 chromosome 9, rCarCar1.hap1, whole genome shotgun sequence, one genomic window encodes:
- the PRRG3 gene encoding transmembrane gamma-carboxyglutamic acid protein 3: MAMFLGAKNAHSVLKRFPRANSFLEEFRQGTIERECIEEICSYEEVKEVFENKEKTMEFWKGYTNSVYSVKDPGQGTERSDAMYVVVPLLGVALLIVIALFIIWRCQLQKATRHRPSYAQNRYLASRAGRSIPRVMVYRETSHSQGDGQSQREPGSRVPADGRAGGSSQLDGTLYPPEHSVSVLSRLSSATPPPSYEEVTGHPESSSGEETSISYNDPPPKYEEIVGVAPALGK; this comes from the exons ATGGCAA TGTTCCTGGGGGCCAAGAATGCCCACTCGGTTCTCAAACGCTTCCCCCGGGCCAACAGCTTCCTGGAGGAGTTCCGCCAGGGCACCATCGAGCGAGAGTGCATCGAGGAGATCTGCAGCTATGAGGAGGTCAAGGAGGTGTTTGAGAACAAGGAGAAAACG ATGGAGTTCTGGAAAGGCTACACCAACTCTGTCTACTCCGTCAAGGACCCCGGGCAGGGCACAGAGCGCTCAGATGCCATGTATGTGGTGGTGCCTCTCCTGGGAGTGGCTCTGCTCATAGTCATTGCCCTGTTCATCATCTGGAGGTGTCAGCTGCAGAAGGCCACGCGCCACCGTCCCTCGTACGCCCAGAACCGCTACCTGGCCAGCCGAGCGGGCCGCAGCATTCCCAGGGTCATGGTGTACCGAGAGACATCTCACAGCCAGGGGGACGGCCAGTCCCAGCGCGAGCCAGGCAGCAGGGTGCCTGCTGATGGCAGAGCAGGAGGCAGCTCCCAGCTGGATGGCACTCTTTACCCGCCGGAGCATTCCGTCTCAGTCCTCTCCAGACTGTCTAGCGCCACCCCGCCCCCTTCCTACGAGGAGGTGACCGGGCACCCGGAGAGCAGCAGTGGCGAGGAAACCAGCATCTCCTACAATGACCCACCGCCCAAATATGAAGAGATAGTGGGAGTGGCCCCTGCCTTGGGCAAATAG